One Diospyros lotus cultivar Yz01 chromosome 1, ASM1463336v1, whole genome shotgun sequence genomic window carries:
- the LOC127811385 gene encoding increased DNA methylation 3-like: protein MRTEESAVPNEFNPNVVRTGTAKEGSFGPTLGLMDIGVSPTAYLCLIALPGVRNNGHELQIDIHRDGNVTIKGTSTGGRLLKDLPTIAHAVMVVQQVSPPGEFTISFSLPGPVDPKLFEADLRPDGILEIMLMKISVRVVQG, encoded by the exons ATGAGGACAGAAGAGAGTGCAGTTCCAAATGAATTCAACCCAAATGTTGTTCGGACTGGTACCGCCAAGGAAGGGAGTTTTGGTCCTACTCTTGGTTTGATGGATATTGGTGTGAGTCCAACAGCCTACCTCTGTCTGATTGCCCTGCCTGGTGTTCGAAACAATGGAC ATGAACTCCAGATTGATATCCATCGCGACGGAAATGTAACTATAAAAGGGACCTCAACGGGTGGAAGACTTTTGAAGGACTTACCAACAATTGCGCATGCAGTGATGGTGGTGCAACAGGTAAGCCCGCCTGGAGAGTTTACCATTTCCTTCAGCCTGCCTGGACCTGTTGATCCCAAGCTCTTTGAAGCTGACCTCAGGCCAGATGGCATCCTTGAGATCATG CTGATGAAGATCAGTGTGCGAGTTGTCCAAGGTTGA
- the LOC127812492 gene encoding pentatricopeptide repeat-containing protein At1g08070, chloroplastic-like — MLINSLIRSLSFRQLSQIQAQLVKSTNPYILNLLLGSLTRSSNPASAIFVYNHMLRHPTSHNHFTFTHALKACCLLHATQKGLEIHAHALKSGYLSDVFIQNSLIHFYVLGNDILNACKVFDEIVCPDIVSWTSIISGLSKCGFQERAILWFLAMDVEPNATTLVSVVSACCGMGFIKLGKAVHGYALKFLGEYNVVLDNALLDIYVKYGSLRSAHHLFVNMPKRDVVSWTTMVGGYAQRGLCEEAIGFFQEMLQRGEAEPNEATLINVLSVCSSLCALSLGRWVHSYVRTRHDLTLDGSVGNALINMYAKCGDMGMAIQVFNKLMTKDVVSWSTLISGMAMNGLGLQALQLFSLMLVHGVPPDDVTFVGLLSACSHGRMVDQGLVLFKAMTDVYGIVPQMQHYASIVDMYGRAGLLREAEAFITKVPVVADGTVWGALLNACRIHGNEEMSGQITRCLPETEGVSIGTYALLSNTYASSMRWEDANEVRDAMRSMALKKMAGCSWVDAAASIQRHDDFVDYIANPAK, encoded by the coding sequence ATGCTAATAAACTCTTTGATACGCAGTCTCAGCTTCAGACAACTAAGCCAAATCCAAGCCCAGTTGGTAAAATCAACCAATCCTTACATCTTGAACTTGCTTCTGGGTTCTCTCACCCGCTCATCCAACCCAGCAAGTGCCATTTTCGTCTACAACCATATGCTCCGCCACCCCACTTCCCACAACCACTTCACCTTCACCCATGCCCTCAAAGCTTGCTGCTTGCTGCATGCCACCCAAAAGGGTCTCGAAATCCATGCCCACGCCCTCAAATCCGGTTATCTTTCTGATGTGTTCATCCAAAACTCCCTGATCCATTTCTATGTTCTTGGCAATGACATTCTTAATGCGTGTAAGGTTTTTGATGAAATAGTTTGTCCTGATATTGTTTCCTGGACATCAATCATTTCTGGGCTCTCTAAGTGTGGCTTTCAAGAGAGAGCCATTCTTTGGTTTTTGGCTATGGACGTGGAGCCCAATGCTACCACCCTTGTGAGTGTTGTATCCGCGTGTTGCGGTATGGGATTTATCAAGCTTGGTAAAGCCGTTCATGGGTATGCCTTGAAATTTTTGGGTGAATATAACGTTGTTTTGGACAATGCACTGCTGGATATCTATGTAAAATATGGGTCTTTGAGAAGCGCTCACCATCTGTTTGTGAATATGCCTAAGAGAGATGTGGTTTCTTGGACTACTATGGTGGGTGGTTATGCACAGAGAGGACTTTGTGAAGAGGCCATTGGGTTTTTCCAGGAGATGCTGCAAAGAGGGGAAGCTGAGCCTAATGAGGCCACTCTAATCAATGTATTATCGGTATGTTCTTCACTTTGTGCCCTGAGTTTGGGTCGGTGGGTGCATTCATACGTGAGGACTCGACATGATCTTACCCTGGATGGTAGTGTGGGGAATGCTTTGATTAACATGTACGCCAAGTGTGGTGATATGGGCATGGCGATACAGGTATTTAACAAGCTTATGACCAAGGATGTAGTGTCATGGAGTACTCTTATTAGTGGAATGGCTATGAATGGACTCGGTTTGCAAGCTTTGCAGCTCTTCTCACTGATGCTAGTTCATGGGGTACCTCCTGATGATGTAACCTTTGTTGGCTTGTTGTCTGCTTGCAGTCATGGGAGGATGGTTGATCAGGGGTTGGTGTTATTCAAAGCTATGACTGATGTCTATGGAATTGTTCCCCAAATGCAGCATTATGCTTCTATTGTCGATATGTATGGTCGAGCAGGTCTGCTGAGGGAAGCTGAGGCTTTCATAACAAAAGTGCCCGTGGTAGCAGATGGAACAGTTTGGGGAGCATTGCTTAATGCCTGTAGAATTCATGGGAACGAGGAGATGTCCGGGCAGATCACCCGCTGCCTTCCAGAAACTGAAGGTGTCAGCATTGGTACCTATGCTCTACTGTCTAACACATATGCTAGTTCCATGAGGTGGGAAGATGCTAATGAGGTTCGAGATGCAATGAGAAGTATGGCCTTGAAGAAAATGGCTGGATGTAGCTGGGTTGATGCTGCTGCATCCATCCAAAGGCATGATGACTTTGTTGATTACATTGCTAACCCTGCGAAGTAA